In the genome of Cercospora beticola chromosome 2, complete sequence, one region contains:
- a CDS encoding uncharacterized protein (antiSMASH:Cluster_2), whose translation MGYEYAWVHLTYTLPPAALLSALYFPLWTKLDTYKILFLITIAVVSTIPWDSYLIRTNIWSYPPNVVIGWKIYDIPVEEVFFFVIQTYNTSLLYLLTSKAVLKETLLAKEDKGTIGQQWKYIRWGGQMALGLALRQGISFVSAGKEETYLGLILVWALPFLLLLWSLAYQLLVNLPLTCTWFSIALPTVYLWVVDTLALKRGTWVISQGTKTGRELWPNLEIEEAIFFFLTNCLIVFGLVAFDNAVAVLNAFPAHFKSIPQLPSPVLLVKALLLPAAAYDDDRILGLQQSVARLKRKSRSFYLASSTFQGRLRIDLIILYSFCRVADDLIDNAKDEKEAREWVKKLTKYLDLAYGVAEKDGAGNIIPSNDMNRGQATLYIMHNFPPETQLALMLLPTHRLSKEPLYELLKGFEMDLTFNNQKSGKGSSGPIKTEEDLDLYGARVAGTVALLCIQLVLHHNPGTSESQARKLMKSGHDMGIALQYTNIARDLSVDAKIGRCYVPPSWLKKEKLTPEAFIAGLVTTGKVDDFFWKKVETIRGRLLDRAFQYYHDAIPAVEELPKAARAPMRVAVESYMQIGRELRRPGYRVKAGRATVPKWKRIWVAWKRLISAAPREEPAS comes from the exons ATGGGCTACGAATACGCGTGGGT CCACCTAACCTACACCCTTCCGCCCGCCGCTCTCCTCTCCGCCCTCTACTTCCCTCTATGGACGAAGCTCGACACCTACaaaatcctcttcctcatcaccaTCGCCGTCGTCTCTACGATCCCATGGGACAGCTATCTCATCCGGACCAACATCTGGTCCTACCCTCCGAACGTCGTGATAGGCTGGAAAATCTACGATATTCCGGTTGAAgaggtcttcttctttgtGATTCAGACCTATAATACGTCGTTGCTGTACCTGCTCACGAGTAAGGCTGTGCTGAAGGAGACGTTATTGGCAAAAGAGGACAAAGGGACAATTGGACAGCAATGGAAGTATATCAGATGGGGAGGGCAGATGGCTTTGGGATTGGCTCTGAGGCAGGGAATTAGTTTTGTGAGCGCAGGAAAGGAAGAGACGTACTTGGGGCTGATTCTGGTCTGGGCGTTGCcattcctgctgctgttgtggagTCTGGCATACCAGTTACTTGTCAATCTGCCATTGACGTGTACGTGGTTTTCTATCGCTCTGCCGACTGTATATCTTTGGGTCGTGGACACGCTGGCATTGAAGAGGGGGACCTGGGTCATTTCGCAAGGCACAAAGACTGGGAGGGAACTCTGGCCAAATCTAGAGATCGAGGAGGccatattcttcttcttgacaaaTTGCCTCATTGTCTTCGGACTTGTCGCCTTCGACAATGCGGTTGCTGTGCTGAACGCTTTCCCGGCGCATTTCAAGAGCATTCCGCAATTGCCAAGCCCGGTCCTATTGGTCAAGgcccttctccttccagctgctgcgtACGACGATGACCGGATATTGGGCTTGCAGCAGAGTGTTGCAAGATTGAaaaggaagagcaggagctTTTACTTGGCATCTAGTACATTCCAAGGACGATTGAGGATCGATCTGATCATACTGTACTCCTTCTGCCGTGTAGCAGATGATCTGATCGATAATGCTAAAGATGAGAAAGAGGCGAGGGAATGGGTCAAGAAGCTGACAAAGTACCTCGACTTGGCATATGGTGTAGCAGAGAAGGACGGAGCCGGCAACATCATCCCCAGCAACGATATGAACCGCGGCCAAGCAACGCTCTACATCATGCACAACTTCCCGCCCGAAACGCAACTCGCACTGATGCTTCTTCCTACGCATCGCCTCAGCAAAGAGCCACTGTACGAATTGCTGAAAGGTTTCGAAATGGACCTCACCTTCAATAACCAGAAATCCGGAAAAGGCAGCTCTGGACCAATCAAGACCGAAGAAGATCTTGACCTTTACGGAGCACGTGTTGCAGGAACTGTTGCCCTTCTCTGCATCCAACTCGTCCTCCACCACAATCCTGGAACCTCGGAGTCCCAAGCCCGCAAACTTATGAAAAGCGGCCACGACATGGGTATCGCGCTTCAATACACGAACATCGCCCGTGACCTGTCTGTTGACGCCAAAATCGGCCGCTGTTACGTCCCTCCATCCTGgctcaagaaggagaaacTCACACCTGAGGCCTTCATCGCCGGCCTCGTCACAACAGGCAAAGTCGACGATTTCTTCTGGAAGAAAGTTGAGACCATACGAGGTCGTCTTCTTGATCGTGCGTTCCAGTATTACCACGATGCGATACCGGCTGTGGAGGAGCTGCCCAAAGCCGCTAGAGCGCCCATGCGCGTCGCTGTGGAGAGCTATATGCAGATTGGACGTGAGCTGCGAAGGCCGGGCTACCGTGTCAAGGCTGGGAGAGCTACAGTACCGAAGTGGAAGAGGATATGGGTTGCTTGGAAGAGGTTAATATCTGCTGCGCCGCGGGAGGAACCAGCATCATGA